The window TCAATAATATTTTTGTTAAAAGCGACGAATAAAGCATTAGATGTATTGAGTAACTTAGCTGCTTCAACAAGAGTTGTAGTTTTCCCACTTCCAGCAACAGCTTCAACAATACCGTCGCCTTGTCCACACGTAATCCAGTCAAAAATTGCCTGTTGGTATTGGGAAGGCGTAAAACCCGCTTTTTTATTAAGACGATCGTGATTTATTTTAGCTGCTTTCTCATGTTCATCACCTTTGTTATTAGCTTCTTTATTAAATGCTGGATTTGGCAATTTTTCTGTATCCTTCACCTTGGAAAAGGTAGCACCTCTCCCATGCTTTTTGTCTAATTTATTAACTAAATTAATGTCTTGGGTTTCAAACTCTATATGCAAACATCCGTAGAAAACTTTTGAATCTCTTTTTACGAGCGGCTGAATATTTTGCTTAGCTAGCCATTCAAGTACAACTTTTTGATTGCTGGCTGGAAAAATGAGATTACATAAGATAACATCGTTTTTCACATTTTTAATTGTGAATCGAGTAACCATCCTTGCACACCCTCAAATACAGCTATTCCATACTTATTTGAATAACAAGTTATATATTGCCACAAATCCATAGCCGCTAGAATAAAAATTGAGTCCTTGTTGCCGTGACGCTTAGCTCAAGCATATCTATAAGCAGTTGAAGAATTAACTAAAGATGTAGAATATCAATTTTATCACTATAAATTCTGATAAACTTCATCATCGTTACGCTTACCCACTCTAAACGCCTGCACCTCACCCTCTTCTATAGTAGAAAGAATCCGATACTCCCCTTGATCGACGCGGTAAGCTGTTTCATAATCCTCCAATTTCTTGCAGTCTTGCGGTAGAGGATTGCTTTGAAAAGAAAATATTTTTTTCACAACCTGCTTGAACTGCTTAAGTTGTAAATTATACAACTCTTTTTCAGCAGCTTTTGTAAGTCGTAAGGCGTAGCGTTCAGTAATTGATAATATTCTCGATAGTTAAGTCAGTAACATGCAGTTTATTGTACCCTTCTATGACTTCTTCAATAGTGGCAAATTCACCATCATGTTCAGCCATCGCACGGCGCATCATTTCAGCATCAATGGCGTTTTCCAAGGCTTCCAATCGCTTCAAATCTGCATAACTAATAATGGCTGCTACTGCTTTACCTTCCCGTTCAATTACTACTCTCTCTCCGCGACGCCTACACTAGTAATAATTTCTACAAAACGCTCTTGAGCTTGACTTGAATCTACTTTTGTCATATTTAAACTCGCTAGATTCACCTATTTTAACGATAGAATAAAAAGCGTACTAATAATTAGGCAATTTTACAGAAGACAATAAATTAGGAGTATCAATTAAATCAGCTTATGGGATAAAAAAAAGTTAATTCAGACTACTTCACAGATGAATCAATTAATGGATAAATAGGATTACATTTTTTTTAAACTGGGCACTTTCTATAATATTAAATCAGATCGTACTCAATGGACAAAAATATAATTACAATATACAATAGCTTTGTATGACGAGGTGCCCCGAACTGCATGGGGAGGTATGGCATGGTTGAAACACCGTGCGCCTGTCAAAGAATTTCTTAACTAGAAAAAAATAACGAAATAACAAGCGCAAGCAGCAATAGTTTTTGGCAAAAAAATCCAAACTTAAAATTTTAGATATGCGATACAAAGTCAATTTAAAAAAATCTGATGAAGGATACGCTGTTTGGTGTCCTGCTTTACCTGGATGTTGGTCGCAGGGAGAAACAGAGTCAGAAGCATTAGAAAATATCAAAGATGCTATTCAAGCATACGTGGAAGCAGTTGAAGAATTAAATAAAGATGCAGAATCTCGCTATGTGGAAGTGGGATAATTATGCCAAAGCTTCCAGGTATTAATCATTTATTATAATTTATAAGATGTCTCTTGATGTTGCCTCGATCTAAGTTTTTATACTTGCTTAATGTGGAAGTC of the Leptolyngbyaceae cyanobacterium genome contains:
- a CDS encoding type II toxin-antitoxin system RelE/ParE family toxin; its protein translation is MLSITERYALRLTKAAEKELYNLQLKQFKQVVKKIFSFQSNPLPQDCKKLEDYETAYRVDQGEYRILSTIEEGEVQAFRVGKRNDDEVYQNL
- a CDS encoding type II toxin-antitoxin system HicB family antitoxin, with translation MRYKVNLKKSDEGYAVWCPALPGCWSQGETESEALENIKDAIQAYVEAVEELNKDAESRYVEVG